A single window of Armatimonadota bacterium DNA harbors:
- a CDS encoding FAD-dependent oxidoreductase — MKETRCDVLIVGGGTGGCAAAMAASSLGLKVVLTEETEWIGGQLTAQAVPPDEHPWIESFGCTARYRQYRNAVRQFYREHYPLTLQARSNPRLNPGEGWVSRLCHEPRVGLAVLNTMLHYPRTAGWLDVRLHRKPISAEVEGDRVLAVTVCNLRTGEEEVIQARYVLDATELGDLLPMTGTEYVVGAESQEQTGEPHAVAGEPQPDNVQGITWCFAMAYDPDGDHTIEKPAQYERWRAYQPSFWPDKLLSWYTAHPITLEKTRWFLFPHETDNPYRSLFTYRRIVCRHHYPPALAPHEVTIVNWPQNDYFVGTIIDQPEQVVKERLEEARQLSLSLLYWLQTEAPRPDGGAGYPGLYLRPDITGTDDGLAMYPYIRESRRIRAVFTVTEHHVASELNPGADRAKPFADSVGVGCYRIDLHPSTNGANSIDIGALPFQIPLGALLPIRMRNLLPACKNIGTTHITNGCFRLHPVEWNIGEAAGLLTAFCIQRSVEPHQVREDENLLREYQNLLRAQGFELDWLQTHPV; from the coding sequence ATGAAGGAAACCCGTTGTGATGTATTGATTGTGGGCGGGGGAACCGGAGGTTGCGCCGCGGCGATGGCGGCTTCTAGCCTCGGTCTAAAGGTGGTCCTCACCGAAGAAACCGAATGGATTGGTGGACAATTGACCGCTCAAGCAGTGCCGCCCGATGAACACCCGTGGATTGAAAGTTTTGGCTGTACGGCGCGCTATCGGCAATATCGGAATGCGGTACGCCAGTTCTATCGTGAGCACTACCCGCTTACCCTGCAAGCTCGCAGTAACCCGCGCCTGAACCCAGGCGAAGGCTGGGTATCGCGCCTCTGCCATGAGCCGCGTGTGGGACTGGCGGTGTTGAACACGATGCTGCATTACCCGCGTACTGCCGGGTGGCTAGACGTTCGCCTGCACCGCAAGCCGATTTCCGCCGAGGTAGAGGGCGACAGGGTGCTTGCAGTCACCGTATGCAACCTGCGCACCGGGGAAGAAGAGGTGATTCAGGCGCGATATGTACTGGACGCTACCGAGCTGGGCGACCTGCTGCCGATGACCGGAACCGAGTATGTAGTCGGCGCGGAGTCGCAGGAGCAGACAGGAGAACCACATGCTGTAGCCGGCGAGCCACAGCCAGATAACGTGCAGGGCATCACCTGGTGTTTCGCCATGGCGTACGACCCCGATGGCGACCACACCATCGAAAAGCCTGCTCAGTACGAACGCTGGCGTGCATACCAGCCCTCCTTTTGGCCTGACAAACTGCTCAGCTGGTATACCGCCCACCCGATTACGTTGGAGAAGACACGCTGGTTCCTCTTCCCGCACGAAACCGACAACCCGTACCGCTCTTTGTTCACCTACCGGCGTATCGTATGCAGGCACCATTACCCGCCCGCGCTCGCTCCGCACGAGGTAACTATCGTGAACTGGCCTCAGAACGACTACTTTGTAGGCACGATTATCGACCAGCCCGAGCAGGTAGTCAAAGAGCGACTGGAAGAGGCACGACAGCTGTCGCTCAGCCTGCTGTACTGGCTGCAGACGGAAGCGCCTCGCCCTGACGGAGGCGCCGGCTACCCCGGCTTATACCTGCGTCCCGATATCACCGGTACAGATGACGGACTGGCAATGTATCCCTACATCCGCGAGTCCCGACGCATTCGTGCGGTGTTCACCGTCACCGAGCATCACGTAGCATCGGAACTGAACCCGGGCGCGGACAGGGCGAAGCCGTTCGCCGACAGCGTAGGGGTTGGCTGTTACCGAATCGACCTGCACCCCAGCACCAATGGTGCCAACTCCATCGATATCGGTGCACTGCCGTTCCAGATACCGCTAGGCGCGTTGTTGCCAATACGGATGCGCAACCTGTTGCCCGCCTGCAAGAATATTGGCACCACGCACATCACCAACGGCTGTTTCCGCCTGCATCCGGTAGAGTGGAACATCGGTGAGGCGGCAGGGTTGCTCACCGCGTTCTGCATCCAGAGAAGCGTGGAGCCCCATCAGGTCAGAGAGGATGAAAACCTGCTGAGGGAATACCAGAACCTGCTGCGGGCGCAGGGTTTCGAGCTGGACTGGTTGCAGACGCATCCGGTGTAG
- a CDS encoding phytanoyl-CoA dioxygenase: MKVTMGIRELEVGGRYLGELHDANALMGNMDALRSRMEEDGYLLIRKFHDPERVRVARRVVLENLAANGQIDTRYPLDEAVIAEGARGAFLGGAKAVTHTPEFLAVVESPEVMQFFSDFLGATAITFNYKWLRAVGTGDFTGAHYDIVYMGRGTTNLYTMWTPLGDVPLEKGPLAILEGSHRLERLKQTYGRVDVDRDKIEGWFSKDPVELVDKFGGRWLTTEFEAGDAVIFGMFTLHGSLNNATNTYRLSCDTRYQRADEPADERWIGENPKGHEALGKEQLQSIEEARKRWGL; the protein is encoded by the coding sequence ATGAAGGTCACAATGGGCATCCGCGAACTGGAGGTTGGAGGCAGGTATCTGGGTGAGTTACACGACGCCAATGCGTTGATGGGCAACATGGACGCCCTGCGATCGCGCATGGAGGAGGACGGTTACCTGCTGATTCGCAAATTCCACGACCCAGAGCGCGTGAGGGTAGCGCGGCGTGTAGTGCTGGAGAACCTCGCCGCGAACGGACAGATCGACACGCGCTACCCGCTGGATGAGGCAGTAATTGCAGAAGGCGCGCGGGGAGCATTTCTGGGCGGCGCGAAGGCAGTCACGCACACGCCAGAGTTTTTGGCAGTAGTAGAGTCTCCCGAGGTGATGCAGTTCTTCAGCGATTTTCTGGGCGCGACCGCTATTACTTTCAACTACAAATGGTTACGGGCGGTGGGTACGGGCGATTTCACCGGCGCGCATTACGACATCGTATACATGGGCAGGGGTACCACCAACCTGTACACGATGTGGACGCCGCTGGGCGACGTGCCTCTGGAGAAGGGACCGCTGGCGATACTGGAGGGCTCGCATCGACTGGAACGGCTCAAACAAACTTATGGCAGAGTAGACGTAGACCGCGACAAGATAGAGGGTTGGTTTTCCAAAGATCCCGTAGAACTGGTAGACAAATTCGGCGGTCGGTGGCTGACTACCGAGTTCGAAGCGGGCGATGCTGTCATCTTCGGCATGTTTACCCTGCACGGCTCGCTGAACAACGCGACGAACACCTACCGCCTTAGCTGCGACACCCGCTACCAACGTGCAGACGAGCCTGCTGACGAGCGATGGATTGGCGAGAACCCCAAAGGACACGAGGCGCTGGGCAAGGAGCAACTACAGTCCATCGAAGAGGCGCGTAAACGCTGGGGATTGTAG
- a CDS encoding ribulose-phosphate 3-epimerase: MSSAPRVMIAPSLLSADFANFAQAARAAREAGAELLHFDVMDGMFVPNITFGPQTVQAVRHHSDALFDVHLMIVQPERYVEEFARAGADIITVHAEACVHLQRTLAQIRECGVRAGVALNPATPLHVIEYVLPDIDLLLVMTVNPGFGGQEFIPEMLRKIARARAMLDEAGSDAWLEVDGGINGVTTPMVVRAGARVLVAGSSVFGHPEGVRAGVEDLRQAVWEAEERV; encoded by the coding sequence ATGAGTAGCGCACCTCGTGTGATGATTGCCCCCTCTTTGCTTTCTGCAGACTTCGCGAATTTCGCTCAGGCGGCACGTGCCGCACGGGAAGCAGGCGCGGAACTGCTGCACTTCGACGTCATGGACGGTATGTTTGTGCCCAACATCACCTTTGGACCGCAGACGGTGCAGGCGGTGCGCCACCACTCCGATGCCCTTTTCGACGTGCACCTGATGATTGTTCAGCCCGAACGCTATGTCGAGGAGTTTGCGCGCGCGGGAGCGGATATTATCACCGTGCACGCGGAGGCGTGTGTGCATTTACAGCGTACGCTGGCGCAGATTCGAGAGTGCGGTGTGCGTGCGGGCGTTGCGCTCAACCCGGCAACTCCTTTGCACGTTATCGAATACGTGCTCCCCGATATCGACCTGCTGCTGGTGATGACGGTCAACCCCGGCTTCGGTGGTCAAGAGTTTATCCCCGAGATGTTGCGTAAAATCGCTCGCGCCCGCGCTATGCTGGACGAGGCTGGCAGCGACGCCTGGTTGGAGGTGGACGGTGGGATCAACGGAGTCACCACGCCGATGGTGGTACGGGCTGGGGCGCGGGTGCTGGTAGCCGGTTCCTCGGTGTTCGGGCATCCTGAGGGGGTACGTGCTGGCGTTGAGGATCTACGTCAGGCGGTATGGGAGGCAGAGGAAAGGGTGTGA
- a CDS encoding riboflavin biosynthesis protein RibD, which translates to MRRALALARRGYTAPNPMVGAVIVKDGRVVGEGYHRRAGMPHAEIEALRRAGENARGATLYVTLEPCSHWGRTPPCADALIEAGIRCVYAAMQDPNPQVAGKGFEKLREAGIEVQVGVLEEQARQMNEIFVKYHTTGMPFVTVKAAMSLDGKIATHAGDSRWITDEPARRLVHRLRARHDAVMVGIGTVLKDDPLLTVRLLRPKEPLRRLRVVVDSRLRCPEEAQVLRVEDSPALIATTDLAPPDKIARLRERGVEVEVLPTDNGRVSLCALMKALAQRGVTGVLCEGGGTLIASLFAQRLVDKVVFFYAPRIIGGREAPTAVEGEGYSCVEQCLHLDRVYWRKVGQDMMVQAYPIWEDSEGCSPAS; encoded by the coding sequence ATGCGCCGTGCGCTGGCTCTGGCACGACGGGGGTACACCGCTCCCAACCCGATGGTAGGGGCGGTGATTGTGAAGGATGGGCGTGTGGTCGGTGAAGGGTACCACCGACGTGCAGGGATGCCCCATGCAGAAATAGAGGCGTTGCGCCGGGCTGGCGAGAACGCACGCGGCGCCACCCTGTACGTCACTCTGGAGCCGTGTAGCCACTGGGGGCGTACCCCCCCTTGTGCCGACGCGCTGATTGAGGCGGGCATCAGGTGTGTGTACGCAGCGATGCAGGACCCGAACCCGCAGGTGGCGGGCAAAGGCTTTGAAAAGCTGCGTGAAGCGGGCATCGAGGTACAGGTGGGTGTGCTGGAAGAACAAGCGCGACAGATGAACGAGATCTTCGTCAAGTACCACACCACAGGGATGCCCTTTGTCACGGTCAAGGCGGCAATGTCGCTGGATGGCAAAATCGCCACACACGCGGGCGATAGTCGGTGGATTACCGATGAACCCGCCCGGCGGCTGGTGCATCGTCTTCGGGCACGGCACGATGCGGTGATGGTTGGCATCGGCACGGTGTTGAAAGATGACCCTCTGTTGACGGTGCGCTTACTCCGACCGAAAGAGCCTCTACGTCGTCTGCGGGTGGTTGTGGATAGCCGTTTGCGCTGTCCGGAGGAGGCGCAGGTATTGCGTGTAGAGGATTCCCCAGCACTTATCGCCACAACCGATCTGGCCCCGCCGGATAAAATCGCGCGTTTGCGCGAGCGGGGGGTGGAGGTAGAAGTTCTCCCCACCGATAACGGGCGTGTGAGCCTTTGCGCGCTGATGAAGGCACTTGCGCAACGCGGGGTAACCGGCGTGCTGTGCGAAGGTGGGGGGACGTTGATAGCCAGTCTGTTCGCACAGAGGCTGGTGGATAAGGTGGTGTTCTTCTATGCTCCGCGTATCATCGGCGGGCGGGAGGCTCCTACCGCGGTGGAGGGGGAAGGCTATTCCTGCGTGGAGCAATGCTTGCATCTGGATAGGGTATACTGGAGAAAAGTCGGACAAGATATGATGGTGCAAGCGTATCCCATTTGGGAGGATAGCGAAGGGTGTTCACCGGCATCGTGA
- a CDS encoding riboflavin synthase subunit alpha, which produces MFTGIVKELGEVERIEVSADGARLAIRAPETASRAQVGDSVAINGVCLTVVNKAGSRLWFDAVQETLRRSNLGRLKPGDRVNLEDALRVGEAMGGHFVQGHVDATGTVQQLVPQGNAVIMVVSVGEEWMRYVVPKGSVAVDGVSLTVVDVGASDFNVWLIPHTRAVTTLGLRQVGEEVNVEFDMLAKYIERLLQNRQERGGVDMELLRRAGFVE; this is translated from the coding sequence GTGTTCACCGGCATCGTGAAGGAACTGGGCGAAGTGGAGCGTATCGAAGTTAGCGCGGACGGTGCGCGGCTGGCGATACGCGCGCCCGAAACAGCCTCTCGTGCGCAGGTTGGCGACAGCGTGGCGATAAACGGCGTGTGCCTGACCGTTGTGAATAAAGCGGGCAGCCGGCTATGGTTCGACGCGGTGCAAGAGACACTGCGGCGCAGTAATCTGGGCAGGCTAAAGCCGGGAGACAGGGTGAATCTGGAAGATGCCCTGCGCGTAGGCGAGGCAATGGGTGGGCACTTTGTGCAGGGGCATGTGGACGCTACCGGCACGGTGCAACAGCTTGTCCCGCAGGGTAACGCCGTGATAATGGTGGTAAGCGTTGGTGAAGAGTGGATGCGCTATGTGGTTCCTAAAGGCTCGGTAGCGGTAGACGGCGTGAGCCTGACGGTGGTGGATGTGGGGGCAAGCGATTTCAACGTGTGGTTGATTCCACACACTCGCGCGGTCACCACGCTGGGCTTGCGTCAGGTGGGCGAGGAGGTGAACGTAGAGTTCGATATGCTGGCGAAGTATATCGAGAGGTTACTACAGAATCGGCAGGAACGTGGTGGGGTAGACATGGAGCTGCTGAGGCGGGCGGGGTTTGTAGAGTAA
- a CDS encoding D-alanyl-D-alanine dipeptidase, which produces MSDWRKKGTPEPIAALNRVPLRECGEPLVDIRKACPKVRVARKCIPFLRATVAEMLNRAQELLPAGYQLRVTTAYRTLEMQREHYEGYFNQLREKHPEWSYATLRRMTNRFFAPVDQKAPPGHCTGGAVDVQLLSPSGKPLDVTSPYTGWQAAPTWIEGLTPEAHRNRMILVEAMLAAGFSNCRDEFWHYSYGDAAWAVRVGAPYCIYGLIELPPEWQKRVRK; this is translated from the coding sequence ATGAGTGACTGGCGCAAGAAAGGCACGCCCGAACCTATCGCTGCGCTAAACAGGGTGCCCCTGCGGGAGTGTGGCGAGCCGCTGGTGGACATCCGCAAAGCCTGCCCAAAGGTGCGTGTGGCGCGGAAGTGCATCCCGTTCCTGCGCGCCACAGTTGCGGAGATGCTGAACCGTGCGCAGGAACTGCTTCCTGCTGGCTACCAGTTGCGAGTGACAACAGCATACCGTACTCTGGAGATGCAGCGCGAGCATTACGAGGGTTACTTCAACCAGCTGCGCGAGAAGCATCCCGAATGGAGTTATGCTACCCTGCGCCGGATGACCAACCGCTTCTTTGCGCCGGTAGACCAGAAAGCGCCTCCCGGACACTGTACCGGCGGAGCAGTAGACGTGCAGTTGCTCTCCCCCAGTGGCAAGCCGCTGGACGTCACCTCGCCTTACACGGGATGGCAGGCGGCGCCAACGTGGATAGAGGGGTTAACTCCTGAAGCGCATCGCAACCGTATGATACTTGTGGAAGCGATGTTGGCTGCAGGCTTTAGCAATTGTCGGGACGAGTTCTGGCACTATTCGTACGGCGACGCCGCATGGGCGGTGCGTGTGGGCGCGCCTTATTGCATCTATGGACTGATTGAGTTGCCACCAGAGTGGCAAAAACGTGTGCGTAAATGA
- a CDS encoding N-acylmannosamine kinase, whose product MINAPYIVGVDIGGTKVACVLADVEGHILARQWQPTRVHEGWQAVVQQLFEMTERVMEGVSREQVRGIGISCGGPLDSQKGVVYSPPNLPGWDAVPIKRLFEERFGLPTRLENDANATALAEHRFGAGRGTRNMVFMTWGTGIGGGLILDGKLYRGANDLAGEIGHTTVLLDGPLCGCGKRGCLEALASGPSIARRARELADESPESLLWQRTSPEEVTAQHIVEAASEGDTFARFVLAEAATYMGIGIANVAQILNPERVVLGTIAVKAGDLVLEPLRRALEVHAWSRVREVLQVVPAELGDRAQDLAAVCLWLED is encoded by the coding sequence ATGATAAATGCACCCTACATCGTCGGCGTGGATATCGGCGGCACAAAAGTGGCGTGCGTGCTGGCGGACGTGGAGGGGCACATCCTCGCACGGCAGTGGCAGCCGACCCGTGTGCACGAAGGCTGGCAGGCGGTTGTGCAGCAGCTGTTCGAGATGACCGAGCGAGTCATGGAAGGGGTATCTCGCGAGCAGGTACGCGGTATCGGCATCTCGTGTGGAGGACCGCTGGACAGCCAGAAGGGTGTCGTTTACTCGCCGCCTAATTTGCCGGGGTGGGACGCTGTACCCATCAAGCGGCTCTTTGAAGAGCGGTTCGGGCTGCCAACGCGACTGGAGAACGATGCCAACGCCACTGCCTTAGCCGAACACCGCTTCGGAGCAGGGCGCGGCACGCGCAATATGGTATTCATGACGTGGGGTACGGGCATCGGCGGTGGGCTGATACTGGACGGAAAGCTCTATCGTGGTGCCAACGACCTTGCTGGCGAGATTGGGCACACCACCGTGCTGCTGGACGGTCCGCTTTGCGGGTGCGGCAAACGAGGGTGTTTGGAGGCTCTGGCTTCCGGACCGTCCATCGCCCGTCGTGCGAGGGAGCTGGCGGATGAATCGCCCGAAAGCCTTTTGTGGCAGCGAACCTCGCCCGAGGAGGTGACCGCCCAACACATCGTGGAGGCGGCGAGCGAAGGCGATACCTTTGCGCGGTTCGTGCTCGCGGAAGCGGCGACGTACATGGGTATCGGCATCGCCAACGTGGCACAGATACTGAACCCCGAGCGAGTGGTGCTGGGCACGATTGCAGTCAAAGCGGGCGATCTGGTGCTGGAGCCACTGCGCCGTGCGCTGGAGGTGCACGCCTGGAGCAGGGTACGCGAGGTGTTGCAGGTAGTGCCTGCCGAGCTGGGCGACAGGGCGCAGGACCTGGCGGCGGTTTGCCTGTGGCTGGAAGATTAA
- a CDS encoding glutaredoxin, translated as MAILTEKDKAAVRERLGEMVNPVKMIVFAPATNLIAPGRRECAFCTELRELMSELAELNDKLQVEFVDPYTDPVRAAAYDLKKDGQGYLVPAIVLTGLQNGEEVDYGIRFYGIPAGYEFATLLEDILMISTGHHHLAPQVLDEVTKIDKPVDMMVFVTPTCPYCPRAVLTAHQFAFVNPNIRGSMIEAMEFEQLSQDWNVYGVPKTVINEVVEFEGAMPDNMVLRYLENALVKA; from the coding sequence ATGGCTATTCTGACCGAGAAAGATAAGGCGGCAGTGCGCGAGCGGCTGGGTGAGATGGTCAACCCGGTGAAGATGATAGTGTTCGCGCCTGCCACTAACCTGATAGCGCCGGGGCGACGGGAATGCGCCTTCTGCACGGAGCTGCGCGAGCTGATGAGCGAGCTGGCGGAGCTGAATGATAAACTACAGGTAGAATTCGTAGACCCCTACACCGACCCAGTGCGCGCTGCGGCGTATGACCTGAAAAAGGACGGGCAGGGCTACCTTGTACCCGCTATCGTGCTAACAGGGCTGCAGAACGGCGAGGAGGTAGATTACGGCATCCGTTTCTACGGCATTCCGGCGGGCTACGAGTTCGCCACCCTGCTGGAAGACATCCTGATGATTTCCACCGGTCATCACCACCTGGCACCGCAGGTGCTGGATGAGGTGACCAAAATCGATAAACCGGTGGACATGATGGTGTTCGTCACACCAACCTGTCCGTACTGCCCACGTGCGGTACTGACGGCGCACCAGTTCGCCTTCGTCAACCCGAACATTCGCGGTTCGATGATCGAGGCGATGGAATTTGAGCAGCTGAGTCAGGACTGGAACGTGTACGGCGTACCCAAGACCGTCATCAATGAAGTAGTGGAGTTCGAAGGGGCAATGCCCGACAACATGGTTCTGCGCTATCTGGAGAACGCCCTTGTGAAGGCATAG
- the dapF gene encoding diaminopimelate epimerase: MPALPFSKMHGVGNDFVVVAEEAVSAFSLPDLARHLCQRRFAIGADGLLVVGRGGRHAVRMRMFNPDGTEDMCGNGLRCVAKWAVLRGVAADTHFVVETIDGDKRVALLPDGMVQVELGEPRFEPGRVPVLAEKAPAIGVPVELPHGTVKVTALSTGSTHSVLFVDSLPDDERFLRDSPMIENHPLFPKRTSVLWTVVESPSRLRMRIWERGAGETLACGTGACAAAVAAQLQGLAGESVEVHSAGGVLYVEWRPGDPIYLTGAAELVYEGCYPLDEVKV, translated from the coding sequence ATGCCTGCGCTTCCTTTCTCCAAAATGCACGGGGTAGGTAACGACTTTGTAGTGGTGGCAGAGGAAGCGGTTTCCGCGTTTTCTCTGCCCGACCTGGCGCGCCATCTGTGCCAGCGGCGGTTTGCCATCGGTGCAGACGGATTACTGGTGGTCGGGCGCGGCGGCCGTCATGCGGTGCGAATGCGTATGTTCAACCCCGATGGCACCGAGGATATGTGCGGGAACGGCTTGCGGTGTGTGGCAAAGTGGGCGGTACTGCGCGGAGTCGCCGCAGATACCCACTTTGTGGTGGAGACCATCGATGGGGATAAGCGGGTGGCTCTGCTGCCTGACGGCATGGTGCAGGTGGAGCTGGGTGAGCCTCGCTTCGAGCCGGGCAGGGTTCCGGTGCTGGCGGAAAAGGCTCCGGCTATCGGTGTGCCGGTTGAACTACCGCACGGTACAGTAAAAGTGACCGCTCTTTCCACCGGTTCCACGCATAGCGTGCTGTTTGTGGATAGTCTGCCCGATGACGAGCGTTTCCTGCGCGACAGCCCAATGATAGAGAACCATCCTCTTTTCCCGAAGCGCACCAGCGTGCTGTGGACGGTGGTGGAAAGCCCATCCCGATTGCGCATGCGAATCTGGGAGCGAGGAGCGGGAGAGACCTTAGCCTGCGGCACCGGAGCCTGCGCGGCGGCTGTGGCGGCGCAGCTACAGGGACTGGCAGGTGAGTCGGTAGAGGTGCATTCGGCAGGGGGTGTACTGTATGTAGAATGGCGGCCGGGGGATCCCATCTATTTAACGGGTGCTGCTGAGCTGGTGTACGAAGGCTGCTACCCTTTGGACGAGGTGAAGGTATGA
- a CDS encoding serine/threonine protein kinase: protein MISRVLAGRYELLEKLGEGSLFAAYRARDHETSALVTVKLLQPAFADDTALVQALKQCFSTTASLNHPRIARILHVGEHEGQLVLVTEFVRGINLKERIRRVAPFTLSVAIDIALAVAEGLESAHRAGIAHGDLRPHNIIVSQEGLIKVTDFGLLPAFQASPMAQTAWLTRAAPYLPPEVSEGWMVTPAADVYALGVILFEMVTGGVPFPADTPVAVALRHAKDPPPSPRAVNPGVPRAVEGIVLKAMQKLPEQRYPDMSAMLQDLRAVHDALRFGKPLSWSPLERAPGSTAPASQVQEARRVEPEDAELRFINYAFRALTVLAALIVVAFVVVWFWITRPVKEVPVPNLQGKLLVEARRLAQEAGLNLVIRQEDYNEQFPAGTVYLVQPEPGTNVKAGATVQVWVSKGSRTVEVPNVQGLSEADARQRLMQAGLQVGKVEERAHPTAPAGTVLSQSPAPRQRVNRDAPVDLVVSKGPPPLPVPEEGVERGFELVIPVKGAPDEVVQVRLEVQDVLGVYTVLDEPHYGGERLIVPVRARGRNVVFRIYFNNQLVHEEVRP from the coding sequence GTGATTAGCCGGGTGCTGGCTGGGCGGTACGAGCTGCTGGAAAAGCTGGGGGAAGGAAGCCTCTTCGCCGCCTACCGTGCCAGAGACCACGAAACCAGCGCGCTGGTCACCGTGAAGCTGTTACAACCCGCCTTTGCCGATGATACGGCGTTGGTTCAGGCGCTCAAGCAATGCTTCTCCACCACCGCATCTCTCAATCATCCGCGTATCGCCCGTATCCTGCATGTTGGCGAACACGAGGGGCAGCTGGTGCTGGTTACCGAGTTCGTGCGGGGCATCAATCTGAAAGAGCGCATCCGCAGGGTGGCTCCTTTTACGTTATCGGTAGCCATCGATATCGCTCTGGCGGTGGCAGAAGGGTTGGAGAGCGCACACCGCGCGGGGATAGCGCATGGCGATTTGCGCCCGCATAACATCATTGTGTCTCAGGAGGGGCTGATTAAGGTTACCGATTTCGGACTGCTGCCCGCGTTCCAGGCTTCGCCAATGGCACAAACGGCATGGCTAACGCGCGCCGCGCCGTATCTTCCTCCGGAGGTTTCGGAGGGGTGGATGGTAACACCCGCTGCGGACGTGTATGCGCTGGGGGTCATCTTGTTTGAGATGGTTACTGGAGGGGTTCCCTTCCCTGCAGATACACCGGTAGCGGTAGCGCTGCGTCATGCCAAGGACCCCCCGCCCAGCCCGCGCGCAGTAAACCCCGGCGTTCCCCGGGCAGTGGAGGGTATTGTGCTGAAGGCGATGCAGAAGCTGCCCGAGCAGCGATATCCCGACATGAGCGCGATGCTGCAGGACCTTCGCGCGGTACACGATGCGCTGCGCTTTGGCAAGCCGTTATCGTGGTCACCTCTGGAACGCGCCCCAGGGAGCACTGCGCCAGCTTCGCAGGTGCAGGAAGCACGCAGAGTGGAGCCCGAAGACGCGGAGCTGCGCTTCATCAATTATGCTTTTCGTGCGCTGACAGTGCTAGCGGCGTTGATAGTGGTTGCGTTCGTTGTGGTGTGGTTCTGGATAACCCGTCCGGTGAAAGAAGTGCCCGTGCCCAATTTGCAAGGCAAACTGCTTGTAGAGGCGCGGCGGCTGGCGCAGGAAGCTGGGCTGAATCTGGTTATCCGGCAAGAAGATTACAACGAACAGTTTCCAGCGGGAACGGTATACCTGGTGCAACCTGAACCTGGAACGAATGTGAAGGCAGGCGCGACGGTACAGGTATGGGTAAGCAAAGGCTCGCGCACGGTAGAGGTACCCAACGTTCAGGGTTTGAGTGAAGCAGACGCTCGCCAGAGGTTGATGCAGGCGGGTTTGCAGGTGGGGAAGGTTGAGGAGAGAGCGCATCCCACCGCCCCTGCAGGCACGGTTCTCTCGCAGTCACCCGCTCCCAGACAAAGGGTAAACAGGGACGCACCGGTGGACCTGGTGGTTAGCAAGGGACCACCCCCACTACCTGTGCCCGAAGAGGGGGTGGAACGGGGCTTCGAACTGGTCATTCCGGTGAAAGGTGCTCCCGACGAGGTGGTGCAAGTGCGTCTGGAAGTGCAGGATGTGCTGGGCGTGTACACCGTTCTGGATGAGCCGCATTACGGAGGCGAGCGACTGATTGTTCCCGTTCGGGCGCGAGGACGCAACGTCGTGTTCCGCATCTATTTCAACAACCAGCTGGTGCACGAGGAGGTACGCCCATGA